The Pseudomonas extremaustralis genome contains a region encoding:
- a CDS encoding chemotaxis protein CheB, which yields MNQAAGNPASIPGIEAIVIGASAGGVEALLTIFAALPDGFGLPILAVLHLPDERRSQLAEVFGRRLSMPVVEARDKEVIMPGTLYFAGPRYHLSVEQDRSLSLSQEERVHHSRPAIDYLFASAADAYGKGLLAVLLTGANQDGAQGLAQVKAQGGTTVVQDPAEARVAVMPRAALALHTPDHILTLGRIGSLLASLEYSPC from the coding sequence ATGAATCAAGCGGCGGGCAACCCGGCATCGATTCCGGGCATTGAAGCGATCGTCATCGGGGCATCCGCTGGCGGCGTTGAGGCGTTGCTGACGATATTCGCCGCGCTGCCTGACGGTTTCGGGTTGCCGATCCTCGCGGTCCTGCACCTGCCGGACGAACGTCGCAGCCAACTGGCGGAGGTCTTTGGCCGGCGCCTGAGCATGCCGGTGGTGGAAGCGCGCGACAAGGAAGTGATCATGCCCGGCACTCTGTACTTTGCCGGCCCTCGCTATCACTTGTCGGTGGAGCAGGATCGCAGCCTGTCCCTGAGCCAGGAAGAGCGTGTGCATCACTCGCGGCCGGCTATCGACTACCTGTTCGCCTCCGCCGCCGACGCCTACGGCAAGGGCCTGCTGGCCGTCCTGTTGACCGGCGCCAATCAAGACGGCGCCCAAGGCCTGGCCCAAGTCAAGGCGCAGGGCGGCACCACCGTGGTGCAAGATCCTGCGGAGGCCCGCGTCGCCGTCATGCCACGGGCCGCCCTGGCGTTGCATACACCCGACCACATTCTTACGCTGGGCCGCATTGGCTCACTGTTGGCTTCCCTGGAATATTCCCCATGTTAA
- a CDS encoding hybrid sensor histidine kinase/response regulator: MLSTVQAKLLIVDDLPENLLALEALIKREDRQVFKALSADEALSLLLEHEFALAILDVQMPGMNGFELAELMRGTEKTKNIPIVFVSAAGRELNYAFKGYESGAVDFLHKPLDIHAVKSKVNVFVDLYRQSKAMKLQVEALERSRREQELLLTRLQATQAELEQAVRMRDDFMSIVAHEVRTPLNGLILETQLRKMHLARDNAAAFTLDKMHAMVDRDERQIQSLIRLIEDMLDVSRIRTGKLSIRPGRFDLAQLVHNLVENFAPQVAAAQSSMQLVAEGPVEGNWDEFRIEQVVTNLLTNALRYGAKSPVLVRVYREQDQARVEVRDRGIGISEENQKRIFQQFERVSASQVAAGLGLGLFISEQIVAAHGGTIEVESRIGEGALFRVCLPLEPSA; this comes from the coding sequence ATGTTAAGTACTGTCCAGGCCAAACTGCTGATCGTCGATGATCTGCCGGAAAACCTGCTGGCCCTCGAAGCGCTGATCAAGCGTGAGGACCGTCAGGTCTTCAAGGCATTGAGCGCCGACGAGGCCTTGTCCCTGCTGCTGGAGCACGAGTTCGCCCTGGCGATCCTCGATGTGCAGATGCCCGGCATGAACGGTTTCGAGCTGGCCGAGCTGATGCGCGGTACCGAGAAGACCAAGAACATCCCGATCGTGTTCGTCAGTGCCGCTGGCCGCGAGCTCAACTATGCGTTCAAGGGCTATGAAAGTGGCGCCGTGGACTTCCTGCACAAACCGTTGGACATCCACGCGGTGAAGAGCAAAGTCAACGTGTTCGTCGACCTGTACCGCCAGAGCAAGGCGATGAAGCTGCAGGTCGAAGCCCTTGAGCGCAGCCGTCGCGAGCAGGAGCTGCTGCTGACACGCCTGCAGGCCACCCAGGCCGAGCTGGAGCAAGCGGTGCGCATGCGTGACGACTTCATGTCGATCGTTGCCCACGAAGTGCGCACACCCCTCAACGGGCTGATCCTGGAAACCCAACTGCGCAAGATGCACTTGGCCCGGGACAATGCCGCGGCGTTTACCCTGGACAAGATGCACGCCATGGTCGACCGCGACGAGCGCCAGATCCAGAGCCTGATCCGGCTGATCGAAGACATGCTCGACGTGTCGCGTATCCGCACCGGCAAACTGTCGATTCGTCCCGGACGTTTCGATCTGGCACAACTGGTGCATAACTTGGTGGAGAACTTCGCGCCGCAAGTGGCGGCGGCACAGTCATCCATGCAACTGGTCGCCGAAGGTCCGGTGGAAGGCAACTGGGATGAGTTCCGTATCGAACAAGTGGTGACCAACCTGTTGACCAACGCCTTGCGCTACGGAGCCAAGAGCCCGGTGCTCGTGCGCGTGTACCGTGAGCAGGATCAAGCGCGGGTGGAAGTGCGTGACCGTGGGATCGGCATCAGCGAAGAGAACCAGAAGCGTATTTTCCAGCAGTTCGAGCGCGTATCCGCCAGTCAGGTCGCGGCGGGCCTGGGCCTTGGGCTGTTTATTTCAGAGCAGATCGTTGCGGCCCATGGGGGCACCATCGAGGTCGAGAGCCGGATAGGCGAGGGCGCCTTGTTTCGGGTGTGCCTGCCCCTTGAGCCGTCGGCGTGA
- a CDS encoding ATP-binding protein, which yields MTALSPLSERAIILAPMGRDGSLALMMLNEAGYSGVVAGSLAILCEELGNGAGLLLMAAEALHGEDLQPLLAYLHQQPAWSDLPIVLMTHHGGSEQNGSSHLSGLLGNVTFLERPFHPVTLISLVSAALRGRRRQYEARDRLVDLSESEARLQRTLETLEQQVEERTAQLRSNEEALRQSQKMEAVGQLTGGIAHDFNNMLTGIIGSLELLRRRIARGKLDDLDGLIDLGVTSANRAAGLTHRLLAFSRRQSLDSKPVQINRLVSSMGELLQRSINESITLQMCLTDQLWTAEADPNQLESALLNLVINARDAMPNGGKLTVETTNRHLDSVFTAAYGTLSPGDYVELSVSDTGCGIPQSVMGRVFDPFFTTKPIGQGTGLGLSMIYGFARQSRGHVTIHSEVGKGTTVSLFLQRFVGEVVTDAAVNPALLPFANAGETVLIVEDDPAVRVLVSAVLKELGYAFVEAGDADAAVPIIESEQRIDLMISDVGLPGMNGRQLAEIGRQIRPDLKVLFITGYAEHAAVRGGFLDPGMQLITKPFTFELLTAKVREMIQA from the coding sequence GTGACCGCCCTGTCACCGCTCTCCGAGCGCGCCATTATCCTTGCGCCGATGGGGCGCGACGGCTCGCTGGCCTTGATGATGCTCAACGAAGCCGGCTACAGCGGCGTCGTTGCCGGCAGCCTGGCGATCCTGTGTGAAGAACTGGGCAACGGTGCCGGCCTGCTCCTGATGGCCGCCGAAGCCTTGCACGGCGAGGATTTGCAGCCGCTGCTGGCGTATTTGCATCAACAGCCCGCCTGGTCCGACCTACCCATCGTGCTGATGACCCACCACGGCGGCAGCGAACAAAACGGTTCCTCGCACCTGAGCGGCTTGCTGGGCAACGTGACTTTCCTGGAGCGGCCTTTCCATCCCGTGACCCTGATCAGCCTGGTCAGCGCCGCGTTGCGCGGTCGGCGTCGGCAATATGAAGCGCGAGATCGACTGGTCGACCTGAGCGAGAGCGAGGCACGCTTGCAACGCACCCTCGAAACCCTTGAGCAGCAAGTCGAAGAACGTACCGCCCAATTGCGCAGTAATGAAGAGGCTTTGCGCCAGTCCCAGAAGATGGAAGCCGTCGGCCAATTGACGGGGGGCATCGCTCACGACTTCAACAACATGCTCACCGGAATTATCGGCAGCCTGGAGCTGCTGCGCAGGCGCATCGCTCGCGGTAAGCTCGACGACCTCGACGGTTTGATCGACCTGGGCGTGACCTCGGCCAACCGGGCTGCGGGCCTTACCCACCGCCTGCTGGCGTTTTCCCGGCGCCAGTCGCTGGACTCGAAACCGGTGCAGATCAACCGCTTGGTCAGCTCCATGGGCGAATTGTTGCAACGCAGCATCAACGAAAGCATCACCCTGCAGATGTGCCTCACCGATCAACTGTGGACCGCCGAAGCCGACCCCAACCAACTGGAAAGCGCCCTGCTCAACCTGGTGATCAACGCGCGCGATGCCATGCCCAACGGCGGCAAGCTCACCGTCGAGACCACCAACCGCCATCTGGACAGCGTATTCACCGCGGCCTACGGCACCCTCAGCCCCGGCGATTACGTGGAACTGAGCGTCAGCGACACCGGCTGCGGCATTCCGCAAAGCGTGATGGGCCGCGTGTTCGACCCCTTCTTCACCACCAAGCCCATCGGCCAGGGCACCGGTCTGGGCCTGTCGATGATCTACGGCTTCGCCCGCCAGTCCCGTGGGCATGTCACGATTCACAGCGAAGTGGGCAAGGGCACCACTGTGAGCCTGTTCCTGCAGCGCTTTGTCGGCGAGGTCGTCACCGATGCCGCAGTAAACCCGGCGCTGCTGCCGTTCGCCAATGCGGGCGAAACCGTGCTGATCGTCGAGGACGACCCGGCCGTGCGCGTGCTGGTCAGTGCAGTGCTCAAGGAACTCGGCTATGCCTTTGTCGAGGCCGGCGATGCCGATGCGGCCGTGCCGATCATCGAATCCGAGCAACGTATCGACCTGATGATCAGCGACGTCGGCCTGCCAGGCATGAACGGGCGGCAACTGGCGGAAATCGGCCGGCAGATTCGGCCGGACCTGAAGGTTTTATTCATTACCGGCTACGCCGAGCATGCCGCCGTGCGTGGCGGTTTTCTCGATCCTGGCATGCAGTTGATCACCAAGCCGTTCACCTTTGAACTGTTGACGGCGAAGGTCAGGGAGATGATTCAGGCGTGA
- a CDS encoding response regulator yields the protein MAITSTILVVEDDAIVRMLIVDVLEELEFSVIEAADADEALTAVKNTNQVIDLMMTDVGLPGMDGKQLATQVRELRPTVPILFASGYAEGVDFPAGMQVIAKPFSIDQLRDKVKSML from the coding sequence ATGGCTATCACCTCCACCATCCTTGTAGTCGAAGACGATGCCATTGTCCGTATGCTGATCGTCGACGTACTCGAAGAGTTGGAGTTCAGTGTGATTGAGGCAGCCGACGCCGATGAGGCGCTCACGGCAGTTAAAAACACCAATCAGGTCATCGACCTGATGATGACCGACGTGGGCCTGCCGGGCATGGACGGCAAGCAACTGGCAACCCAAGTCCGCGAGTTGCGCCCCACTGTGCCCATCCTGTTCGCCAGCGGTTATGCCGAAGGCGTCGACTTCCCTGCCGGCATGCAAGTGATCGCCAAGCCGTTTTCCATCGACCAGTTACGGGACAAGGTCAAAAGCATGCTCTGA
- a CDS encoding CheR family methyltransferase, translating into MERSFLEKSSDIELRLLIEAIYLKYSYDFRDYSGASVKRRVAHALRQFDCATISALQERVLHDPAAFMQLLQFLTIPVSEMFRDPSHFLAIRQEVVPLLKTYPSIKIWIAGCSTGEEVYSMAIMLREEGLLERTIIYATDINPASLDKAKQGIFPLDSVRAYTANYQQAGGQASFADYYTAAYDYAIFDKTLRENVTFADHSLATDSVFSETQLISCRNVLIYFNKKLQDRAFGLFHESLCHRGFLVLGSKETLEFSAYNNQFEPLVKQERIYRKL; encoded by the coding sequence GTGGAGCGAAGTTTTTTGGAGAAAAGCAGCGATATTGAGCTGCGCCTGTTGATCGAGGCGATTTACCTCAAGTACAGCTATGACTTTCGCGATTACTCCGGCGCGTCGGTCAAACGACGTGTGGCCCATGCCTTGCGCCAATTCGATTGCGCGACGATCTCGGCGCTGCAGGAGCGGGTACTGCACGACCCGGCGGCGTTCATGCAATTGCTGCAGTTCCTGACGATTCCGGTGAGCGAGATGTTTCGCGACCCGTCGCACTTCCTGGCGATCCGCCAGGAAGTGGTGCCGCTGCTCAAGACCTACCCGTCGATCAAGATCTGGATCGCCGGTTGCAGCACGGGGGAGGAGGTGTACTCCATGGCCATCATGCTGCGCGAAGAAGGCTTGCTGGAGCGTACGATCATTTACGCCACCGACATCAACCCGGCATCCCTGGACAAAGCCAAGCAGGGCATCTTTCCCCTGGACAGCGTGCGAGCCTATACCGCCAATTATCAGCAGGCCGGGGGGCAGGCGTCGTTCGCCGACTACTACACCGCCGCTTACGATTACGCGATCTTCGACAAGACCCTGCGTGAGAATGTGACTTTTGCCGACCACAGCCTGGCGACCGATAGCGTATTCTCAGAAACTCAATTAATTTCATGTCGTAACGTATTGATTTATTTCAATAAAAAGTTGCAAGATCGGGCGTTCGGCTTGTTTCATGAGTCGCTCTGCCACCGGGGTTTTCTGGTGTTGGGCAGCAAGGAAACCCTGGAGTTTTCCGCCTACAACAACCAGTTCGAACCCTTGGTCAAACAGGAACGGATCTACCGAAAACTATGA
- a CDS encoding response regulator: MTPPSSVDEKSFRTLLSRNVALPLGVGVISAVFFVCLITYLLSVIQWVEHTDRVINNLNETSKLTVDLETGMRGFLITGDEHFLDPYEVAKPRIIADLRNLQELVKDNPEQVDRLKRLEAMQVEWNKYAQSMIDMQRENGDYRNAVKAGRGKRLTDEIRKEYDDAVAMEQQFRIARNEDVTRTTIISVTLYLAFVLGLSGFLAYIGRKNLLALSDSYSSNLASQEKIARRLERQAWLRNGQTELAEQVLGQLTLNMLGRNILQFFAQYMGSAVAALYVREEHGGLKRVASYGFSREQEQREQAIFSDEGIVGQAAQMDRLIRLDDVPVDYFKVSSGLGEGSPRSVMVMPTSDDDRVNGVIELGFLRPLEERDVELLELIAGNIGTSIEAARYRQRLQEVLAETQQLNEELQVQQEELKTANEELEEQSRILKESQTHLETQQAELEQTNEQLAEQAQILADQRDAMDRKNGELNQAQLELEDRAEELQRSSKYKSEFLANMSHELRTPLNSSLILAKLLAENPQENLSAEQVKFAESIYSAGNDLLNLINDILDISKVEAGKLEMRPENSSVTRLVDGLRGMFEPLAADRKLGFQVQVQDGAPTMLYTDRQRLEQILKNLLSNAIKFTEQGQVSLSVSRAPGEGIAFTVRDSGIGIAPEQQESIFEAFRQADGTTNRRYGGTGLGLSISRDLATLLGGYISVTSEPGQGSIFTLVIPEHYVEREHDAAPIEQPRQAVVAPAPAPKPIAISPLPVADAEHIPRFADDRDKAPFTTRCILVVEDEPNFARILFDLAHELGYQCLVAHGADEGYSLAEEYIPDAILLDMRLPDHSGLTVLQRLKEHANTRHIPVHVISVEDRVEAAMHMGAIGYAVKPTTREELKHVFARLEAKLTQKVKRVLLVEDDDLQRDSIARLIGDDDIEITDVGYAQAALELLRTNVYDCMIIDLKLPDMLGNELLKRMATEDICSFPPVIVYTGRNLTRDEEAELRKYSRSIIIKGARSPERLLDEVTLFLHKVESQLSHDRQKMLKTARSRDKVFEGRKILLVDDDVRNIFALTSALEHKGAVVVIGRNGYEAIDRLNEVEDIDLVLMDVMMPEMDGYEATALIRQDPRWKKLPIIAVTAKAMKDDQERCLAAGSNDYLAKPIDLDRLFSLIRVWLPKMERI; this comes from the coding sequence ATGACTCCCCCGTCGTCCGTCGATGAAAAGAGCTTTCGTACACTGCTGAGCCGAAACGTCGCATTGCCCCTCGGTGTGGGCGTAATCAGTGCGGTGTTTTTCGTGTGTCTGATTACATATCTGTTGTCGGTGATCCAATGGGTGGAGCACACCGATCGGGTCATCAATAACCTCAACGAAACATCCAAACTGACCGTGGACCTGGAAACCGGCATGCGCGGTTTTCTGATTACCGGCGATGAGCATTTCCTCGACCCATACGAAGTGGCCAAGCCGCGGATCATTGCCGACCTGCGCAACTTGCAGGAGTTGGTGAAGGACAACCCGGAGCAGGTGGATCGCCTCAAGCGCCTGGAGGCCATGCAGGTCGAATGGAATAAGTACGCGCAGTCGATGATCGATATGCAGCGCGAAAACGGCGACTACCGCAACGCGGTCAAAGCCGGGCGCGGCAAGCGCCTGACGGACGAAATTCGCAAGGAATACGACGATGCGGTGGCGATGGAGCAGCAGTTCCGTATCGCGCGCAACGAAGACGTGACCCGTACCACCATCATCAGCGTGACCCTGTACCTGGCGTTCGTGCTGGGCCTCAGTGGCTTTCTCGCGTATATCGGCCGTAAAAATCTACTTGCCTTGTCAGACAGTTACAGCTCAAACCTCGCGTCACAAGAGAAGATCGCGCGCCGCCTGGAACGGCAAGCCTGGCTGCGCAACGGCCAGACCGAACTGGCTGAACAGGTGCTTGGCCAACTGACCCTGAATATGCTCGGTCGCAATATCCTGCAGTTCTTTGCCCAGTACATGGGCTCGGCGGTGGCGGCGCTATATGTGCGCGAAGAGCACGGCGGCCTCAAGCGCGTGGCCAGTTATGGGTTCTCCCGTGAGCAGGAGCAGCGCGAACAGGCGATCTTCAGCGACGAGGGCATCGTCGGCCAGGCCGCGCAGATGGATCGTTTGATTCGTCTGGACGACGTGCCGGTGGATTACTTCAAGGTCAGCTCCGGGCTGGGAGAAGGTTCGCCCCGCAGCGTGATGGTGATGCCGACCAGCGATGACGACCGGGTCAATGGCGTGATCGAGCTGGGTTTCCTGCGTCCGCTGGAAGAACGTGACGTCGAGTTACTGGAACTGATCGCCGGAAATATCGGCACCTCCATCGAAGCCGCGCGGTATCGCCAGCGCTTGCAGGAAGTGCTCGCCGAAACCCAGCAGCTCAATGAAGAACTGCAAGTGCAGCAGGAAGAACTCAAGACCGCCAACGAGGAGCTCGAAGAACAGTCGCGCATCCTCAAGGAATCCCAGACCCACCTGGAAACCCAGCAAGCCGAGTTGGAGCAGACCAACGAGCAACTGGCCGAACAGGCCCAGATCCTCGCCGATCAGCGCGACGCCATGGACCGCAAGAACGGCGAGCTCAACCAGGCCCAGTTGGAGCTGGAGGACCGCGCAGAAGAGTTGCAGCGTTCGAGCAAGTACAAATCCGAATTCCTCGCCAATATGTCCCACGAACTGCGCACGCCGCTGAACAGCTCGTTGATTCTGGCCAAGCTGCTGGCGGAAAACCCCCAGGAAAACCTCAGCGCTGAACAGGTCAAGTTTGCCGAGTCGATCTATTCCGCGGGCAATGACCTGCTCAACCTGATCAACGACATTCTGGATATTTCCAAGGTGGAAGCCGGCAAGCTGGAGATGCGTCCGGAAAACTCCAGCGTGACGCGCCTGGTGGATGGCCTGCGCGGGATGTTCGAGCCGTTGGCCGCCGACCGCAAGCTAGGCTTCCAGGTGCAAGTGCAGGACGGTGCGCCGACCATGCTCTACACCGACCGCCAGCGCCTGGAGCAGATCCTCAAGAACCTGTTGTCCAACGCCATCAAGTTCACTGAGCAGGGCCAGGTAAGCCTGTCGGTATCCCGCGCACCGGGAGAGGGGATTGCCTTCACCGTGCGCGATTCGGGGATCGGTATTGCGCCGGAGCAGCAGGAAAGCATCTTCGAAGCCTTCCGTCAGGCCGATGGCACCACCAACCGTCGCTATGGCGGCACTGGCCTGGGCCTGTCGATTTCCCGCGACCTGGCGACCTTGCTCGGCGGCTACATCAGCGTGACCAGCGAACCCGGCCAGGGCAGCATTTTCACCCTGGTGATTCCTGAGCATTACGTCGAGCGCGAACACGATGCCGCACCGATCGAGCAGCCGCGCCAGGCCGTCGTGGCGCCCGCGCCGGCGCCCAAACCCATCGCGATCTCGCCGCTGCCAGTGGCCGATGCCGAGCATATCCCGCGTTTTGCCGACGACCGTGACAAGGCCCCGTTCACCACCCGTTGCATCCTGGTGGTAGAGGACGAGCCTAACTTCGCACGCATTCTGTTCGACCTCGCCCACGAGCTGGGTTACCAATGCCTGGTGGCCCACGGTGCGGACGAAGGCTACAGCCTGGCCGAAGAATACATCCCCGATGCGATCCTGCTGGACATGCGCCTGCCGGACCATTCCGGCCTCACGGTACTGCAACGCCTGAAGGAGCACGCCAACACCCGGCACATCCCGGTGCATGTGATTTCCGTGGAGGACCGTGTCGAAGCCGCCATGCACATGGGCGCCATCGGCTATGCGGTCAAGCCCACCACCCGCGAAGAGCTCAAACACGTGTTCGCGCGCCTGGAGGCCAAGCTGACCCAGAAGGTCAAGCGCGTATTGCTGGTGGAAGACGATGATCTGCAACGCGACAGCATTGCCCGCCTGATCGGCGACGATGACATCGAGATCACCGATGTCGGCTACGCCCAGGCTGCCCTTGAGCTGCTGCGCACCAACGTCTATGACTGCATGATCATCGACCTCAAGTTGCCGGACATGCTCGGCAACGAGTTGCTCAAGCGCATGGCCACCGAAGACATCTGCTCATTCCCGCCGGTGATCGTCTACACCGGGCGCAACCTGACCCGCGATGAAGAAGCCGAACTGCGCAAGTATTCGCGCTCGATCATCATCAAGGGGGCCCGCTCGCCGGAGCGCCTGCTCGACGAAGTCACACTCTTTTTGCACAAAGTCGAATCCCAGCTGTCCCATGACCGCCAGAAGATGCTCAAGACCGCCCGCAGCCGCGACAAGGTCTTCGAGGGGCGCAAGATCCTGCTGGTGGACGACGATGTGCGCAATATCTTCGCCCTGACCAGTGCCCTGGAACACAAAGGCGCCGTGGTGGTCATTGGCCGTAACGGCTACGAAGCCATCGACAGACTCAATGAAGTCGAGGATATCGATCTGGTGCTGATGGACGTGATGATGCCGGAGATGGACGGTTACGAGGCGACTGCCTTGATCCGTCAGGACCCGCGCTGGAAAAAGCTGCCCATCATCGCCGTCACGGCCAAGGCCATGAAGGACGATCAGGAGCGCTGCCTCGCCGCGGGCTCCAACGATTACCTGGCCAAGCCGATCGATCTGGATCGTCTGTTCTCACTGATTCGCGTGTGGCTACCGAAGATGGAACGCATTTAA
- a CDS encoding response regulator, whose translation MSEDAQDVVLIVEDDESIMFVLGEYLSGLGYRVLKAINGEQAFEILATKPHLDLMVTDYRLPGGISGVQIAEPAIKLRPELKVIFISGYPQEILDCHSSITRNAPILAKPFDLDTLQAHIQRLLA comes from the coding sequence ATGAGTGAAGATGCACAAGATGTCGTACTGATCGTCGAGGATGACGAATCCATTATGTTTGTGTTGGGTGAGTACCTGTCAGGCCTGGGTTACCGGGTGTTGAAGGCAATCAACGGGGAGCAGGCCTTTGAAATCCTGGCGACCAAGCCGCACCTGGACCTGATGGTCACTGATTACCGCCTGCCGGGCGGGATTTCCGGCGTACAGATCGCCGAGCCCGCGATCAAGCTGCGACCGGAACTCAAGGTGATTTTTATCAGCGGTTACCCGCAGGAAATCCTCGATTGCCACAGCTCGATCACGCGTAATGCGCCGATCCTGGCCAAACCGTTCGACCTGGATACGTTGCAGGCGCATATCCAGCGGTTGCTCGCCTGA
- a CDS encoding ATPase domain-containing protein, translated as MSTSNAQLTEKAATGIEGLDDILAGGLSRSHLFLLEGEPGTGKTTVALHFLQAGAKSGERSLYITLSETERELRQGAESHGWHLDDNIHIFELTPPESLLNAEHQQSLLYSSDLELGEATRQIFEVVERVKPTRVVIDSLSEIRLLAQSSLRYRRQILAIKHYFVRYDATVLLLDDLTTESLDKTVHSVAHGVIRLEELTPNYGAERRRVRVVKYRGQKYRGGFHDFTIMQDGIHVFPRLVAAEHRGGYVRDTLSSGIRELDALMGGGVETGSSSLILGPAGTGKSLISMIFAAAAVARGEKAALFIFDEELGLLFERMKNMGIDLDALQATGNLLIEQVDAAELSPGEFSHRVRRCVDERGIKTVVIDSINGYQAAMPEENALILHMHELLLYLNRRGAATFMTVAQHGLVGDMQAPVDITYLADTVILLRYFEALGKVRRAISIIKKRTGTHEATIREYRIGSNGMTVGEPLDNFQGVLRGIPTYMGAGSPLLKDEGV; from the coding sequence TTGTCTACATCCAACGCGCAGTTAACCGAAAAAGCGGCCACCGGCATCGAAGGTCTTGATGACATTCTTGCCGGGGGGCTATCGCGCAGCCACCTGTTCCTGTTGGAAGGCGAACCCGGCACCGGGAAAACCACGGTTGCCTTGCACTTCCTACAAGCCGGGGCAAAAAGCGGTGAGCGATCGTTGTACATCACGCTATCCGAAACCGAGCGCGAATTGCGTCAGGGCGCCGAGTCCCACGGTTGGCACCTGGATGACAATATCCACATCTTCGAACTGACACCGCCGGAAAGCCTGCTCAACGCCGAGCACCAGCAGAGCCTGCTGTACTCCTCCGACCTGGAGCTGGGCGAGGCCACCCGGCAGATTTTCGAAGTGGTGGAACGGGTCAAGCCGACCCGCGTGGTGATCGACAGCCTCTCGGAAATCCGCCTGCTGGCCCAAAGCTCGCTGCGCTATCGCCGGCAGATCCTGGCGATCAAGCACTACTTCGTGCGCTACGACGCCACGGTGCTGCTGCTGGATGACCTGACCACCGAATCCCTCGACAAAACCGTGCACAGCGTGGCCCATGGGGTGATTCGCCTGGAAGAACTGACCCCCAACTACGGCGCCGAACGTCGCCGGGTGCGCGTGGTGAAGTACCGCGGCCAGAAGTACCGCGGCGGTTTCCATGACTTCACCATCATGCAGGACGGCATTCATGTGTTCCCACGCCTGGTGGCAGCCGAGCATCGCGGTGGCTACGTGCGCGACACCCTCAGCAGCGGCATTCGTGAACTGGACGCCTTGATGGGCGGCGGTGTCGAGACCGGCTCCAGCAGCCTGATCCTCGGCCCGGCCGGTACCGGCAAATCGCTGATCTCGATGATCTTTGCCGCCGCCGCCGTGGCGCGGGGTGAAAAGGCCGCGCTGTTTATCTTTGATGAAGAATTGGGCCTGCTATTCGAACGCATGAAAAACATGGGCATCGACCTGGATGCCCTGCAAGCCACCGGCAACCTGCTGATCGAGCAAGTGGATGCGGCGGAGTTGTCGCCGGGGGAATTCTCGCACCGTGTACGCCGCTGCGTGGACGAACGCGGGATCAAGACGGTGGTCATCGACAGCATCAACGGCTACCAGGCCGCCATGCCGGAAGAGAATGCGCTGATCCTGCACATGCACGAGTTGCTGCTGTACCTCAACCGCCGGGGCGCGGCGACGTTCATGACGGTCGCGCAACACGGGCTGGTGGGGGATATGCAGGCGCCCGTCGACATTACTTACCTGGCGGACACCGTGATTCTGCTGCGCTACTTCGAGGCCTTGGGCAAGGTGCGCCGCGCCATCTCGATCATCAAGAAACGCACCGGCACCCATGAAGCCACCATTCGTGAGTACCGGATCGGCAGTAACGGCATGACGGTCGGCGAACCGCTCGACAATTTCCAGGGCGTACTGCGCGGTATTCCCACCTACATGGGCGCCGGTTCGCCATTGCTCAAGGATGAGGGCGTGTGA